A single genomic interval of Brevibacillus brevis harbors:
- a CDS encoding ABC transporter ATP-binding protein, producing MMTTQANPTKKPLLEVKNLKQHFPIKGGILGRTVNHVKAVDDISFTIHEGETLSIVGESGCGKSTTGRAILRLDEPTSGTVLFEGQDLLAMSKKQMRDMRKHLQVIFQDPFASLNPRQSVSAILGEALAIQNIVPAHQRRERIIELLGYVGLRPDQIDRFPHEFSGGQRQRIGIARALAMQPKLIICDEAVSALDVSIQAQVLNLLKSLQKQFKLTYLFISHDLGVVRHISDRVMVMYLGKVVEIADKKSLFDNPQHPYTQALLSAIPVPDVNKKQERIILRGDVPSPINPPQGCRFHTRCPYAIDRCKTEVPGLTSLHDTHQVACHLAQV from the coding sequence ATGATGACGACACAAGCGAATCCAACGAAAAAACCACTGCTCGAAGTAAAAAATCTCAAGCAGCACTTCCCGATCAAAGGCGGCATTTTAGGCCGTACCGTCAACCATGTAAAAGCTGTGGATGACATCAGCTTCACGATCCATGAAGGAGAAACACTGAGTATTGTAGGCGAATCCGGATGTGGAAAATCCACTACCGGTCGTGCCATCCTCCGTCTGGATGAACCGACGAGCGGAACGGTACTATTCGAGGGACAAGATTTGCTGGCGATGTCCAAGAAGCAAATGCGCGACATGCGCAAGCATTTGCAGGTCATTTTCCAGGACCCATTTGCTTCACTCAACCCGCGCCAATCTGTATCCGCTATTCTCGGTGAAGCCTTGGCCATCCAAAATATCGTACCTGCGCATCAACGCCGCGAGCGCATTATCGAGCTGCTCGGCTATGTAGGCTTGCGTCCGGATCAAATTGACCGTTTCCCGCATGAGTTCAGCGGCGGACAACGCCAACGAATCGGGATTGCCCGTGCCCTCGCGATGCAGCCGAAGCTGATCATTTGTGACGAAGCCGTATCGGCACTCGACGTATCCATTCAGGCTCAAGTGCTGAATCTCCTGAAATCGTTGCAAAAGCAGTTCAAGCTGACGTATTTGTTCATCTCCCATGACCTCGGCGTCGTTCGTCACATCTCCGATCGCGTCATGGTGATGTACCTCGGGAAAGTGGTAGAGATCGCGGATAAGAAGTCGCTGTTCGACAACCCGCAGCACCCTTACACGCAGGCACTCTTGTCTGCGATCCCGGTGCCGGACGTAAACAAAAAGCAGGAGCGAATCATTCTGCGCGGAGATGTACCTTCACCCATCAATCCTCCGCAGGGCTGCCGCTTCCATACGCGTTGCCCGTATGCGATTGATCGCTGCAAAACAGAAGTACCAGGACTGACAAGTCTGCACGATACACATCAAGTCGCCTGCCACCTTGCCCAAGTCTAA
- a CDS encoding ABC transporter ATP-binding protein produces the protein MPEQQDIILDVRNLQTHFFTEDGVSKAVDGVDFSLNRGETLGLVGESGCGKSITSLSILRLIASPPGKIVGGEILFKGQDLTKKSEADMRAIRGNEISMIFQEPMTSLNPVYSVGEQIAEVLRLHQNMGRKEAWDKAVDMLRLVGIPSPEKRATQEPHELSGGMRQRVMIAMALACRPEILIADEPTTALDVTIQAQILELMKKLQVEMGMSIIMITHDLGVVAETCDRVAVMYAGKVVEYTTAQNLFANPRHPYTVGLMNSLPRLDEDVEELQAIKGNVPSPFNMPVGCRFAPRCPHATELCNTKLPELLEYADGSKVRCWMYTSEWDGDTKTATEVGV, from the coding sequence ATGCCGGAACAACAAGATATCATCCTGGACGTTCGCAATCTGCAAACGCATTTTTTCACAGAAGATGGCGTCAGTAAAGCAGTGGACGGCGTTGATTTCTCTCTAAATAGAGGAGAGACACTAGGGCTGGTAGGAGAATCGGGCTGTGGAAAAAGTATCACTTCCCTCTCGATCCTGCGTTTGATTGCCAGTCCTCCGGGAAAAATTGTAGGAGGAGAAATCCTTTTCAAAGGGCAAGATCTGACGAAAAAATCAGAAGCAGACATGCGCGCAATCCGCGGCAACGAGATTTCGATGATTTTCCAAGAGCCAATGACCTCGCTAAATCCGGTTTATTCGGTTGGGGAGCAAATTGCAGAGGTATTGCGCCTGCACCAAAACATGGGACGTAAGGAAGCGTGGGACAAAGCAGTAGACATGCTGCGTCTGGTCGGTATTCCTTCCCCGGAAAAACGCGCGACCCAAGAGCCTCATGAATTGTCTGGTGGTATGCGCCAGCGTGTTATGATCGCGATGGCTCTCGCCTGCCGCCCGGAAATTTTGATCGCGGATGAACCGACGACAGCTTTGGACGTTACCATTCAGGCTCAGATTCTCGAGCTGATGAAAAAGCTGCAAGTCGAAATGGGCATGAGCATTATCATGATTACCCACGATCTTGGCGTCGTTGCGGAAACATGTGATCGCGTTGCGGTCATGTACGCAGGAAAAGTCGTCGAGTACACAACTGCACAAAACCTGTTCGCGAATCCACGCCATCCCTATACAGTAGGCCTAATGAACTCCCTCCCGCGTCTGGATGAGGACGTGGAAGAGCTGCAAGCGATTAAAGGAAACGTTCCAAGTCCGTTCAACATGCCAGTTGGATGCCGATTCGCTCCACGTTGCCCGCATGCAACAGAGCTGTGCAATACGAAGCTTCCTGAGCTCCTGGAGTATGCAGACGGAAGCAAAGTACGCTGCTGGATGTATACGTCTGAGTGGGACGGCGACACCAAGACTGCTACGGAAGTGGGGGTATGA
- the nikB gene encoding nickel ABC transporter permease, translating to MFVYIIRRLLQMIPVLLGVILVVFLIMQMVPGDPAVLLAGEGASEETIAKMRTQLGLDQPIMVQYAQYVANVFQGDLGTSLRSNLPVWDEIMARLPATIELAVASIFVTVVLGMIAGIISATKQYSAADITIMVIALLGVSLPSFWLGLSLIYTFSVKLQLFPVAGWGTWKHMILPAITLGTAGAAIVARMTRSSMLDVVRQDYIRTAKAKGLRETVIIYKHALKNALIPIITVVGLQFGFLLGGTVLVESVFAINGLGRLIVDAIRMRDLPVVQGGVLIASIIFVFVNLLVDVLYRYFNKRIDLN from the coding sequence ATGTTTGTTTACATTATCCGTCGCCTGCTGCAAATGATTCCCGTCCTGCTCGGTGTCATTCTGGTCGTTTTTTTGATCATGCAAATGGTTCCTGGCGACCCGGCGGTATTGCTTGCTGGTGAAGGCGCTTCTGAAGAAACAATTGCAAAAATGCGTACACAGCTCGGCTTGGATCAGCCGATCATGGTTCAATACGCACAATATGTCGCCAACGTGTTCCAAGGCGATCTAGGTACATCACTTCGCTCCAATCTTCCCGTGTGGGATGAGATCATGGCGCGCCTGCCTGCTACCATCGAGCTCGCCGTTGCCAGTATTTTTGTAACGGTTGTCCTCGGGATGATCGCGGGGATCATCTCTGCTACCAAGCAATACTCTGCTGCTGATATTACGATCATGGTTATTGCCTTGCTCGGTGTATCCTTGCCAAGCTTTTGGCTCGGCTTGAGCTTGATCTACACGTTCTCTGTCAAGCTGCAGCTCTTCCCTGTTGCTGGCTGGGGCACCTGGAAGCACATGATTTTGCCAGCGATCACACTCGGTACCGCCGGGGCTGCCATCGTTGCTCGTATGACTCGCTCCAGTATGCTCGACGTCGTGCGTCAAGACTACATCCGCACAGCGAAAGCAAAAGGCTTGCGTGAAACAGTCATCATTTACAAGCATGCTTTGAAAAACGCGTTGATCCCGATTATTACGGTCGTTGGCTTGCAGTTCGGTTTCCTTTTGGGTGGTACGGTACTCGTAGAATCTGTATTTGCCATCAACGGCTTGGGACGTCTGATCGTCGATGCGATCCGCATGCGTGATTTGCCTGTCGTACAAGGCGGTGTACTGATTGCTTCCATTATCTTCGTGTTCGTGAACCTGCTCGTCGATGTATTGTATCGCTACTTCAATAAACGAATTGATCTGAACTAA
- the nikC gene encoding nickel transporter permease, protein MKVEIAPTNQALPPKAAAARPSRWRTFYRKLRKNKLAMVGGCIVIFYIAIALLAPFIAPYDPYEIDLVNKLKPPSAEHWMGTDDKGRDVMSRLLYGTQLSMSVGFVAVFIGAFFGIILGLLSGYYGGWVDTVISRIIDVLLAFPGILLSLAIVSALGPSLFNVMIAVGIFSIPVFARIVRGSTLTVKKLEYIDAIRSLGANDFTIIFKHIFPNILSPIIVQATMRLATAILSAAGLSFLGLGAQPPLPEWGAMLSNGRDFLFTAPHLAMFPGFAIATLVLGFNIFGDGLRDALDPRMKQ, encoded by the coding sequence ATGAAGGTTGAGATCGCGCCAACCAATCAAGCTCTTCCGCCGAAAGCAGCGGCTGCACGCCCTAGCAGATGGCGGACTTTTTACAGGAAACTACGAAAAAACAAACTCGCCATGGTAGGCGGCTGTATCGTGATTTTTTACATCGCGATTGCCCTGTTGGCACCATTCATCGCTCCCTACGATCCCTATGAGATTGACTTGGTTAACAAGTTAAAACCACCATCTGCTGAACACTGGATGGGTACCGATGACAAAGGTCGGGATGTAATGAGCCGTCTTTTATACGGAACACAGCTCTCGATGTCCGTCGGATTTGTCGCCGTCTTTATTGGTGCATTTTTCGGAATTATTCTCGGCTTATTATCCGGTTACTACGGAGGCTGGGTAGATACAGTTATCTCCCGTATCATCGATGTCCTGCTCGCCTTCCCGGGAATCCTGCTTTCTCTGGCCATCGTCAGTGCCTTAGGGCCAAGTCTCTTTAACGTTATGATCGCCGTTGGTATCTTCTCGATTCCTGTATTTGCCCGGATCGTCCGCGGCTCTACTTTGACCGTGAAAAAACTGGAGTACATCGATGCGATCCGCTCACTCGGTGCCAATGACTTCACGATTATCTTTAAACACATTTTTCCAAACATTTTGTCTCCTATTATCGTACAGGCAACGATGCGCCTAGCTACCGCGATTTTATCCGCTGCTGGCCTTTCGTTCCTCGGACTGGGAGCACAGCCTCCTCTGCCGGAGTGGGGCGCCATGCTCAGTAACGGACGCGACTTCTTGTTTACCGCTCCGCATCTGGCCATGTTCCCTGGTTTCGCTATTGCCACTCTTGTTCTCGGCTTCAACATCTTTGGGGACGGCCTCAGGGACGCTCTCGATCCACGAATGAAACAATAG
- a CDS encoding amidohydrolase, with protein MGVTYWLTNVRLETGYRRENGVVTGTEASLFHILVKDGKFARIVPATEKLTDGILQKDAKGLLALPSLVEKHVHLDKTLQGEPWRAVIPVSNIIERCEIEKRTLPGLPTTTQERAENLLEILLSYGSTHVRTHVDIYPEVGISNLESVKAALATYADRVTHEIVAFPQHGLLRTDAKALLREALRQGATHVGGVDPANVDGDIEESLHQMMELAVEANAGVDLHLHDPGHLGTYTMKRLAAMTVDAGWQGRVAISHAFALGDIPVQEAEEMATILREAGITIITSVPFSRVIPPVQLLNQNGVDVAVGCDNIFDTWQPYGNGDVLERLWRLAERNRWLDELSLSQSLRFITGGKTTLDANGTQLWPAQGEDASLILVDATCSAEAIARRADRHAVFFKGNLASGQVEEVNV; from the coding sequence ATGGGCGTTACCTATTGGTTGACCAATGTTCGTTTGGAGACGGGCTACCGTCGGGAAAACGGTGTCGTCACGGGGACAGAGGCATCCTTGTTTCACATTTTGGTAAAAGACGGAAAATTCGCGCGTATTGTACCAGCGACAGAGAAGCTTACAGATGGTATTTTGCAAAAGGATGCAAAAGGCTTATTGGCACTCCCATCTCTCGTAGAGAAGCATGTTCATTTGGACAAGACGCTTCAGGGAGAACCATGGCGGGCTGTCATCCCTGTGTCCAATATCATTGAACGCTGCGAAATTGAAAAGCGCACACTGCCGGGATTGCCGACAACTACACAAGAGCGTGCGGAGAATCTGTTGGAGATCCTCTTGTCCTATGGCTCGACACACGTGCGCACACATGTGGATATTTACCCGGAAGTGGGAATCTCCAATTTGGAATCAGTAAAAGCAGCATTAGCAACCTACGCGGATCGAGTCACCCACGAGATCGTGGCGTTTCCGCAGCATGGCTTATTGCGTACAGATGCAAAAGCACTCTTGCGTGAAGCATTGCGCCAAGGTGCGACTCATGTCGGGGGCGTAGACCCAGCTAATGTGGATGGCGATATAGAAGAATCCTTGCACCAAATGATGGAGCTGGCTGTAGAAGCAAACGCAGGTGTCGACTTGCATTTGCATGACCCAGGGCATTTGGGAACCTACACGATGAAGCGACTGGCAGCCATGACCGTAGACGCTGGCTGGCAAGGCCGCGTAGCAATCAGTCATGCGTTTGCGCTCGGAGACATCCCTGTGCAGGAAGCAGAAGAGATGGCGACGATCCTGCGGGAAGCAGGCATTACGATCATCACCAGCGTGCCATTTAGCCGCGTCATTCCACCCGTACAGCTATTGAACCAAAATGGTGTAGACGTTGCGGTCGGCTGCGACAACATTTTTGACACGTGGCAGCCATACGGGAATGGTGATGTGTTGGAGCGCCTTTGGCGACTGGCTGAACGCAATCGTTGGCTGGACGAGTTGTCCCTGTCTCAATCGCTGCGTTTTATCACAGGTGGCAAAACGACGCTGGATGCCAACGGAACTCAGTTGTGGCCTGCACAAGGCGAAGACGCTAGCCTGATCCTGGTGGATGCGACCTGCTCGGCAGAAGCGATCGCGCGCCGTGCAGATCGACACGCTGTATTCTTCAAAGGCAATCTCGCTTCTGGTCAAGTGGAAGAAGTGAACGTTTAA
- a CDS encoding amidohydrolase, whose amino-acid sequence MKSSPYWIVNARLESGYEWEEGVISGTRTELCDLLIENGKITRIVPSSEILEDGLPKKDAKGLLILPSMAEKHIHLEKTYFGGPWKATTPVKSLFERHAEDRGLLPMYLKQAQTGAENILSLLVETGVTHVRTHCHVDPQVGLGFLEGMKSAFETYADRVSHEIVAFPHYGMLRTQARDMVREALRQGATHVGGVDPGGVDGDIERSLQTMLELAVEADADIDMHLHDPGHLGVFTMKRLAALTEEAGWQGRVTISHAMGLGDVSQEEARELAQRLASLGISIASTVPINRPTIPIPLLHQEGVAVMLGNDSLTDNWTPFGSGDLLEKAGRLAERFRLTDERSLGVALGFVTEGRITLDESGNRLWPLAGDEASLMAVEATCSAEAVARRAKRKVVLFQGNRVAGEW is encoded by the coding sequence GTGAAATCTTCTCCTTATTGGATCGTCAACGCTCGATTGGAAAGCGGGTATGAGTGGGAAGAAGGCGTGATCAGTGGAACGCGGACAGAGCTGTGCGATTTGCTCATTGAGAATGGAAAAATCACACGCATTGTCCCTTCCAGTGAAATTTTGGAGGATGGACTGCCAAAAAAGGACGCGAAGGGCTTACTGATCTTGCCGTCTATGGCCGAGAAGCACATTCATCTGGAAAAAACGTATTTCGGCGGCCCATGGAAGGCAACAACTCCCGTAAAAAGCTTGTTCGAACGCCACGCTGAGGACAGAGGGCTGTTGCCGATGTATCTCAAGCAGGCTCAGACAGGGGCAGAAAATATTCTCTCGCTGCTGGTGGAAACAGGGGTTACGCATGTAAGAACGCATTGTCATGTGGACCCGCAGGTTGGTCTTGGGTTTTTGGAAGGAATGAAGAGCGCATTTGAGACGTATGCAGATCGTGTCTCCCACGAAATCGTTGCTTTCCCGCATTATGGCATGCTGCGTACTCAAGCGCGAGACATGGTACGTGAGGCGCTGCGTCAAGGCGCCACTCATGTGGGCGGCGTCGATCCAGGTGGAGTAGACGGCGATATCGAGCGTTCCCTGCAAACGATGCTAGAGCTGGCAGTCGAAGCGGATGCCGACATTGACATGCATTTGCATGATCCGGGGCATCTCGGCGTGTTTACGATGAAGCGCCTCGCTGCTCTGACGGAAGAAGCAGGCTGGCAAGGACGTGTCACGATTAGTCACGCGATGGGATTAGGCGATGTTTCGCAGGAGGAAGCCAGAGAGCTGGCGCAACGCCTCGCCTCTCTTGGTATCTCTATTGCATCGACCGTGCCGATTAATCGCCCGACCATTCCGATTCCGTTGCTGCATCAAGAAGGTGTAGCGGTCATGCTTGGCAACGATAGCTTGACAGACAACTGGACACCCTTTGGCAGCGGAGACTTGTTGGAAAAAGCAGGACGACTGGCTGAACGCTTCCGCTTGACGGATGAAAGATCGTTAGGCGTAGCACTCGGGTTTGTAACAGAAGGGCGAATCACTCTCGATGAAAGCGGGAATCGCCTGTGGCCATTGGCTGGAGATGAGGCGAGCCTGATGGCGGTCGAAGCGACATGTTCAGCAGAAGCTGTTGCGAGACGTGCCAAGCGCAAGGTCGTTCTTTTCCAAGGCAACCGGGTAGCGGGTGAGTGGTAG